DNA sequence from the Vicia villosa cultivar HV-30 ecotype Madison, WI linkage group LG3, Vvil1.0, whole genome shotgun sequence genome:
TTCCAGACTTGACAACTTTCTGTACCACGTGCTACTAAAGCAACTTCTTCACTGATCAGCCCCACCCTTTTGCAGTCTGTTCAGCAGGGAATTTACAAAGTCTTCTAGTGATCATCCTTGAGATCTGACTTTGTGATCTTAGGGCAACCAATAATCTTTTGCACCTATAGAAGAGATTCCTTCTAAAAGGTAACTGGAACAGTTACTCCCCCTTACTCCAAAAAAAGACTGAATTATTCATCCAAGACGATATTCCAGCTTTACAGACATCCATCACCCACCTGTCTCGGGTTGACACTTTGATACAGTAGATGATCCTTTGTGACAGGAACCATTTATCAACACAACAAAAGTTCAATGTTCTCATAGACTTAATAAGAGAATCAAGTTTGAGTGAACAACCTCTATTTTGTTGAAGAATCAACATCTGCAACACACTCGTCTGCCAACATACTTGTTTTAATTGACTAACACATAATGTTTTACTTATACACACATGTATAAGCTCTTTTTTTAtcgaatatatttataaatatcaaatgaatcatagtgtgagaaatgagaagacaCCGAGTAGTTTCACTTTAATATCAATTAAATTGAAATGAGACaccataaaacaaaacaaaaaaagctCTTAGACACTTCTCCTTTCACATAATTCAATTGAAATGAGAAGTTGGAGAGCATTTTATGCTTTGTTTTTACACACTATGAtttattatttagattaatattgtattattttaaaaaggaTTAGTATATTAGTTGTTATGttaatatgttcttaattacaaGGATCTAACTTTAGTCTTTTAACTCTTTCACTTTGTAGAATCGATTTTGAGTCATTATGTTTGTTTAGGTAAAattagaattgattctgtctccagaattgattctacttgaagataGAATTTGAAACTTCTATCTCCAGAATTGATTTTGGAtgttttttacactgaaatttattattcaactaacttttacataaatgtatctaaacataaatcaattctaccaTACTCAATTCTgatagaatcaattctaccaaacttaattctgatagaatcaattttgtccactggcaatccaaacacacccttagataAATATTGTGATTATAATTTCTAATGGAATAACAATCAAATCAACTTGCCTAAAGACAATATATTTTGTTTCCAGCTTCAATGTTTCATTGtaaaattttcttcatttttttttgtttccatgTTTCAAaaaatctatatatatattttttgaaacaGCCAAATATATATAAAGCAATGCACCAGAAGTGCAGATAGTTCAATTATACAGAACAAAAGAGCAGGAGACCAAAGCCATGACAGCCAATAAACAATACCACAGCCCCTGTGCAAGTAAATGAATCCTAAAAAACCAGTACATAACAgctctaaaaattgaaaaataacagACTCAGAACCCCTATGCCAACTTAAAGGACTAAAAGAATGGCCTCCTTCTGCACACTTAAAAACTAACAATGACCTCGAAAACAGCTCTCAGTAATACCAACGCAAATCCTTGGATTTATTCTCCCTTAAGCAAAGTCGAATTTCATGTCTGGATATTTCATGGACAGCCATCTCCACGAGAGTTGTTTAAGGTGGATTCGCCAGCGAAAAACTGTGTTGATTCTGTCTTCACACCAAATCTATATTAAAAACTGTCTAAATAATTTTTCCTTACAAATCTCTGAAAATAAAAAAACGACTGAAAAAgtgaacaaaaaataaaaatataaaaaaaactcaagctaaatatgaatttttaaactGACAAATgataaattgttatatatatatatatatatatatatatatatatatatatatatatatatatatatatatatatatatatatatatatatatatatatatatatatatattctcctaTGGAATCTCATCAGAGTTCATTTGAACGTGTTTCCAATAATTGTAATCCAAGTTTCCTTCAGGTTCAATAACATTCAGAGGAACTGTATAGTCTATTAATGGAAGGTTAGAGTTTGTTGCAGGTAATTCCATAGTGCTTgacaaaatatttttgttttcaaGTGAAGGGATAGAAAATAATGATGGTTGAGAGACGACTAAGCTTTTCTCTTGAGGATTTGATTCCACCATCATGAGATTGTTATGCCTATTAATCTCTTTAGAGTCATTCAATTTATGCAAATAATCTCCAACTTCACTAAGTTGAGTACTTCTTCTTGAATAGGATGTATTTGAACTTCTACGTTTTGCTGCCACCATATTAGCTTGTTGGATTTCCTCacttttaattctttttagagTGAGTCTATATTTCTGCACATATTTCCAAAAACTCGTTAAGTCATTTTAGTTGGTAATtatacaagaacatcagatgcaAGAGTGCGAGTTTGAACTCACAACCCTGAGTTAAAGCATTAGTTGAGAAAAATACCTGGAGATGGCTGGCCACATTCTTGTTTGTAAGATTTTCATCTTTCATTAACTCAAGAATCTTTTTCGGCACAGCATCTACAAACAAAATAACACAATACTGAATTTTCTTAGAAATAGAGGAAAGCAACAAATgataaaaatttgaatttaatttataaaCTCTTACTATCAAGGCCTATTTTATTCACGACATCGACAAACTTGCGGTGTAAGTCATTCGACCAAACAACTCGAGGCTTCTTCTTCAAAGTTGTGGGATTCTGATTCTTATTAACATCATCTTCTCTATGATTTTTCCTTTTTTCTGATAGCTTTTCATTTTGATCTGAATTTGTTACCATTGTCGAATCAACTCCAATTTTTCTATCCGAATTAATCGTATCATAATTACTTCTTTTGATATTCATATTCTTTCTGATTACATGTTGCCAAATGACCTGTAGTTTTTCCATTCTAAAAGGGTTCACAAGATAATCACAAGCACCATGCAAAACTCCTCTCATCACCATCTTCGGATCATCATTCGAAGAAAACACTGAAATCAAAGACATTTGTAATCAAACACTATAATTTGTTATACCATGAATAAATAAGATCGATAAAGTTGAAGAATACTTACAAATTACAGGTAGGTGCATTCCAACAAGCTCAAGCAGCTTGAATCCATCCATGTTTGGCATATCAGCATTAGTCATTAATAGATcgaaattatttttgttttctctCAACAAGTTCAGCGCTGTTATTCCATTTTGAGCAGTGGTTACTGCATCAAAAACAATCATAAAATTAATATGATTATGAAAATTACAATACAACATTTGTTGATGAAAATTATTCTCCATTTGATTTAAAAATTagatatttaatataaaagagaTCAACTTCATTGTTAAAAATAACCtaacatttgattttaatataatatgTAGCCCTAAACATGCTAAAACAGAATGCATAGTaaattttgaaagattgaaaagTATGATTCTTTTATGATCACAAAGAAAGAAACTTGTTAATTTTTTAGTGACTAAATATTTAGCCctacaaaataataataagattGCAATGTAGAGTTTGAAATCATGTTTAAAATCAGTTCAAATCTATGCCCTAGATTTATAAATATTTGAAGACAAATTTTTTATGTAACTAAAAttgaatatataataaattttaatatattaaaaaaaaattattttatgaagACAAAGAAATACTCAACCTGATACAgttgagaaaagaagaaaaaagaagtaAAACAATAATCAAACCGCGAATGAAATTTAAATTCCACTCGTCAACATCAAAAACAACCGACCTTACTTGTTAATTTTgaagtaattaaaaaaatatataacttaagataaaaataataataaaattgtaatAAGAAATGTAATATCATCATTAAATCACGTAAAATTTACACCtttgatttataaatatttgtAGAAGAACTTTTTATGTAACCCTAAACATGCTAAAACTAAAtgcaaaataaaatttgaaagatTGAAAAGTATGATTCTTGTATTATCACAAAGAAACTTGTTAATTTTGGAGtgactaaaaaaatataattaatcttaataaaaaatataataagacTGCAATATACGGGAGTCGATTCTCTAACTTTATTGAAGGAAAAACACCCTaattttctctctatctctctctaacAAGACAATCTCTCTCATCTTATTTCCCTCCATTTTTTCATTCCTTTCTCACTTCTCTCATAAAAATTATTATGCATTCTCTTTTAGTGTGTTTAGGATTACATAAAAGGTTCATAATAATTTTGAAAGATTACAAATATGATTATTTATAATGACAAAAAAAGAAACTTGTTAATTTTagagtaaataataaaaaattaaaccctaataaaaatTAAGAATAAAACATACCATGATATTGACACTTTTTGAGAAGTTCCTCTAAATTCTTGAGACATGTTAAATCAGCTTCAACTACAAGAACACGCATTCCAATAGGAAACTGATCTCCAAGGCCAATATCGTTCTTTCTATGATCTCCAATCGTCATAactttttggtaataaaaaagtGGATTATGGTGATTAGGAACCTTTCTATTTAGAAACCAAGTTATGAGAAGAATAAACCTCAATTCAAAATCTTAGGGGAAAGTTGAGATTTTTGGTGTGATACAAAAAGATGTTCTTATAGTTGTTGTCTTAAATTTATTTTCGATGAGTATCTTTACAGATTTGTGTAAGAGAATATTTTTCTACTATTTATGTTtcactattttatttaattttagaaaatatatttttagattttttttaaataggtaGTGATAAGATCAAATGAAATTAAGGTGTCAAAATtttctttccaaaaaaaaatgtcaaaatttGATTTGACACAACATCTCAACCGTTAATATTATTCAATCAAGCGGTCATataaataacttattttttaagaaaaaataggatatatatatatatatatatatatatatatatatatatatatatatatatatatatatatatatatatatatatatatttaatcaattcttTTAACAATTGAGATTTGATTcgaattaaactttgacacactTGTGTCCTTTGATCTTATCCtttaaatatatttcaatttCTACACAAGTTTATTTCTAAATGTCAATCTCTATTTCACCGAGATTTACTCTCTACatctaaaaaaattatgtttgatttatttattaataaacataaatatactttttaatacttaaaattcaaaaataattttttagtcaCAACCCATATAATGTTGTTAGTGcaactagtaagagacccgtgctgccg
Encoded proteins:
- the LOC131658075 gene encoding two-component response regulator ORR24-like; the protein is MTIGDHRKNDIGLGDQFPIGMRVLVVEADLTCLKNLEELLKKCQYHVTTAQNGITALNLLRENKNNFDLLMTNADMPNMDGFKLLELVGMHLPVILFSSNDDPKMVMRGVLHGACDYLVNPFRMEKLQVIWQHVIRKNMNIKRSNYDTINSDRKIGVDSTMVTNSDQNEKLSEKRKNHREDDVNKNQNPTTLKKKPRVVWSNDLHRKFVDVVNKIGLDNAVPKKILELMKDENLTNKNVASHLQKYRLTLKRIKSEEIQQANMVAAKRRSSNTSYSRRSTQLSEVGDYLHKLNDSKEINRHNNLMMVESNPQEKSLVVSQPSLFSIPSLENKNILSSTMELPATNSNLPLIDYTVPLNVIEPEGNLDYNYWKHVQMNSDEIP